One window from the genome of Mycolicibacterium gadium encodes:
- a CDS encoding rhomboid family intramembrane serine protease: MGLTGSGYPGTPAEPKKRPAWIVGGVTIISFVVLLWVIELWDSLTSHRLDSNGIRPLESDGLWGIIWAPLLHSDWNHLIANTVPALILGFLMTLAGLSRFIFATAIVWILGGLGTWLLGNIGAHCPYVGVRCETNHIGASGLIFGWLAFLIVFGFFTRKMWEIVVGVVVLLVYGSVLFGVLPGTPGVSWQGHLCGAIAGVVAAYLLSGPERKARERRKVTAKNPYNLTP, encoded by the coding sequence ATGGGCTTGACAGGTTCGGGATACCCGGGGACGCCGGCGGAGCCGAAGAAGCGGCCCGCCTGGATCGTCGGCGGTGTGACCATCATCAGCTTCGTCGTGCTGCTGTGGGTCATCGAGTTGTGGGACTCGTTGACCAGTCATCGCCTGGACAGCAACGGCATTCGGCCATTGGAGAGCGACGGGCTATGGGGGATCATCTGGGCGCCGCTGCTGCACTCGGACTGGAATCACCTGATCGCCAACACCGTTCCGGCGCTCATCCTCGGCTTCCTGATGACGCTCGCGGGGTTGTCGCGGTTCATCTTCGCTACGGCCATCGTCTGGATTCTCGGCGGCCTCGGCACGTGGCTGCTCGGCAACATCGGTGCGCACTGCCCATACGTCGGCGTGCGCTGCGAGACCAACCACATTGGCGCCTCGGGGCTCATTTTCGGCTGGCTGGCCTTCCTGATCGTATTCGGATTCTTCACGCGCAAGATGTGGGAGATCGTCGTCGGCGTCGTGGTCCTGTTGGTCTACGGCAGCGTGCTGTTCGGGGTCCTGCCGGGCACCCCCGGCGTTTCGTGGCAGGGCCACCTGTGCGGTGCGATCGCCGGCGTCGTCGCGGCGTACCTGCTGTCCGGGCCTGAACGCAAGGCGCGTGAACGTCGCAAGGTCACCGCGAAGAACCCGTACAACCTGACGCCGTGA
- the rph gene encoding ribonuclease PH, with product MSRREDGRLDDELRPVRITRGFTTHPAGSVLVEFGQTRVMCTASVTEGVPRWRKGSGQGWLTAEYAMLPAATHDRSDRESVKGRVGGRTQEISRLVGRSLRACIDLGALGENTIAIDCDVLQADGGTRTAAITGAYVALADAVTYLGAGGKLSDPRPLSCAIAAVSVGVVDGRVRVDLPYTEDSRAEVDMNVVATDTGTLVEIQGTGEGATFPRSTLDKMLDAAMAACEQIFDIQREALELPYPGELPESGEPAKKAFGS from the coding sequence GTGTCCAGACGAGAAGATGGTCGGCTTGACGACGAGCTGCGACCGGTCCGCATCACCCGCGGCTTCACCACTCACCCCGCCGGTTCGGTACTCGTGGAGTTCGGCCAAACCCGGGTCATGTGCACGGCGAGCGTCACCGAAGGTGTGCCGCGCTGGCGTAAGGGTTCGGGACAGGGCTGGCTGACCGCCGAGTACGCGATGCTGCCCGCCGCCACCCACGACCGTTCCGACCGTGAGTCGGTCAAGGGCCGCGTCGGTGGCCGTACGCAGGAGATCAGCCGGCTCGTCGGGCGGTCGCTGCGTGCGTGCATCGACCTCGGTGCGCTCGGTGAAAACACCATCGCTATCGACTGCGATGTGCTGCAGGCCGACGGAGGCACCCGCACCGCGGCCATCACCGGGGCGTACGTCGCGCTGGCCGATGCGGTGACGTACCTGGGTGCGGGCGGCAAGCTGTCGGATCCGCGGCCGTTGTCGTGTGCGATCGCGGCGGTCAGTGTCGGAGTGGTCGACGGCCGCGTCCGCGTCGACCTGCCCTACACGGAGGACTCGCGCGCCGAGGTGGACATGAACGTCGTCGCCACCGACACCGGAACGCTCGTGGAGATCCAGGGCACTGGCGAGGGCGCGACGTTCCCGCGCTCGACGCTGGACAAGATGCTGGACGCCGCGATGGCCGCCTGTGAGCAGATCTTCGACATCCAGCGCGAGGCATTGGAACTGCCTTATCCGGGTGAGCTGCCGGAGTCCGGCGAGCCGGCGAAGAAAGCGTTCGGCAGCTGA
- a CDS encoding MoaD/ThiS family protein, with amino-acid sequence MSVTVSIPTILRTHTGGEKRVAADGATLSAVISDLEANYSGISDRLMDSANPGKLNRFVNIYVNDEDVRFSGGLDTAISDGDSVTILPAVAGG; translated from the coding sequence GATCCCGACCATCCTGCGCACCCACACCGGCGGCGAGAAGCGCGTCGCCGCGGACGGCGCCACCCTGAGCGCGGTGATCAGCGATCTCGAAGCGAACTACTCGGGCATCTCCGATCGCCTGATGGACAGTGCCAATCCCGGCAAGCTGAACCGGTTCGTCAACATCTACGTCAACGACGAGGACGTGCGGTTCTCCGGAGGGCTGGACACCGCGATCTCCGACGGCGACTCGGTGACGATCCTGCCCGCCGTCGCAGGTGGCTGA
- the mbp1 gene encoding microaggregate-binding protein 1, translated as MAENNSGPIEAVRGIVSGAIGFTKQVIGLILSRSELQEEGRAQVEKASHQLDAARAEAEAEAARTKAKAQESRQKAASNSK; from the coding sequence GTGGCTGAGAACAACAGCGGACCCATTGAGGCCGTGCGCGGCATCGTTTCGGGCGCGATCGGATTCACCAAGCAGGTCATAGGACTGATTTTGAGCCGAAGCGAGCTTCAGGAAGAGGGTCGCGCCCAGGTCGAGAAGGCCTCGCACCAGCTCGATGCAGCGCGTGCAGAGGCCGAAGCCGAGGCCGCTCGCACCAAGGCCAAGGCACAGGAATCGCGCCAGAAGGCCGCCAGCAACTCGAAGTAA
- the murI gene encoding glutamate racemase encodes MNSATAPVGIFDSGVGGLTVARAIIDQLPDEDIIYVGDTANGPYGPLTIPEIRGHALAIGDDLVSRGVKALVIACNTASSACLRDARERYAPVPVVEVILPAVRRAVAATRNGRIGVIGTEATIASGAYHDAFAAARDTEVIGVACPRFVDFVERGVTSGRQVLGLAEAYLEPLQRAEVDTLVLGCTHYPMLSGLIQLAMGDHVTLVSSAEETAKDLLRVLSQSDLLHPHSGEAGPAVRRRFEATGDPEAFTTLAGRFLGPTIDGVRPVQHTVKVQK; translated from the coding sequence GTGAATTCTGCAACCGCGCCCGTCGGGATCTTCGACTCCGGTGTCGGCGGGTTGACGGTCGCCCGCGCGATCATCGACCAGCTACCGGACGAAGACATCATCTACGTCGGGGACACCGCCAACGGTCCCTACGGTCCGCTCACCATTCCAGAGATCCGCGGGCATGCGCTGGCGATCGGCGACGATCTGGTGTCCCGCGGTGTCAAAGCGCTTGTGATCGCGTGCAATACGGCGTCGTCGGCATGCCTGCGCGACGCCAGGGAGCGCTACGCGCCGGTGCCCGTGGTCGAGGTGATCCTGCCCGCGGTCCGTCGTGCCGTGGCCGCTACCCGCAACGGCCGCATCGGCGTCATCGGGACGGAGGCGACCATCGCGTCGGGCGCCTACCACGACGCGTTCGCGGCGGCGCGCGACACCGAGGTGATCGGGGTGGCGTGCCCCCGATTCGTCGACTTCGTCGAGCGGGGAGTGACAAGTGGACGCCAGGTGCTCGGCCTTGCGGAGGCGTATCTCGAGCCCCTCCAGCGCGCTGAGGTGGACACGCTGGTGCTGGGGTGCACGCACTACCCGATGCTGTCGGGTCTGATCCAACTCGCGATGGGCGACCACGTGACACTGGTGTCCAGCGCCGAAGAGACCGCCAAGGACTTGCTGCGCGTACTCAGCCAATCAGATTTGCTGCATCCGCATTCGGGCGAGGCGGGGCCCGCGGTTCGACGTCGTTTCGAGGCTACCGGCGATCCTGAGGCGTTCACCACACTCGCGGGTCGGTTCCTCGGGCCGACAATCGACGGTGTTCGCCCTGTTCAGCACACTGTCAAAGTCCAAAAATGA
- a CDS encoding TetR/AcrR family transcriptional regulator yields the protein MARTSDARERIVATAARLFLERSYQAVGVDELCQAADVRKGSFYHYFSSKSELAKAVIDLHAEVFARRLSGSPAATPAQKLHAIPDAIGTIQAALQAQFGRAVGCPFGNFAAELSTTDDDLRTHLAGVLGAMERHLARACHDASDAGVLRDGTDPDRLAHALLAQYQGIILLAKLNDSGVDTLAPALHDFIDGYLVDAPTSAGTRS from the coding sequence ATGGCACGTACGTCGGACGCGCGCGAGCGGATAGTCGCGACGGCCGCACGGCTGTTTCTCGAACGCAGCTACCAGGCCGTCGGCGTCGACGAACTGTGCCAGGCCGCCGACGTCCGCAAGGGCAGCTTCTACCACTACTTCTCGTCGAAATCGGAGCTGGCGAAGGCGGTGATCGACCTGCATGCCGAGGTCTTCGCACGACGGTTGTCCGGCTCACCCGCCGCGACGCCGGCGCAGAAACTACATGCGATCCCCGACGCGATCGGCACGATCCAGGCCGCGCTGCAAGCTCAGTTCGGGCGGGCGGTCGGCTGCCCGTTCGGGAACTTCGCCGCCGAACTATCGACCACCGACGACGATCTGAGAACGCATCTCGCCGGCGTGCTGGGCGCGATGGAGCGCCACCTCGCCAGAGCGTGCCACGACGCGTCCGATGCGGGCGTACTGCGCGACGGCACCGACCCCGACCGGCTCGCGCACGCACTGCTGGCGCAGTACCAGGGAATCATCCTGCTCGCCAAGCTCAACGACTCCGGCGTCGACACGCTGGCGCCCGCACTGCACGACTTCATCGATGGCTACCTCGTCGATGCGCCCACTTCTGCAGGCACGCGGTCCTGA
- a CDS encoding DUF3817 domain-containing protein — MTETTGTPVESIRKALMGYRVTAWITGIWLIALCYEMVMKYGFGVEGLNWIAVVHGWVYFVYLLFTANLAVKVRWPIAKTIGILLAGTIPLVGIIVEQIQTREIKQKHGL, encoded by the coding sequence ATGACGGAGACCACCGGCACCCCCGTTGAAAGCATCCGCAAGGCGCTGATGGGCTACCGCGTCACCGCGTGGATCACCGGCATCTGGCTCATCGCGCTCTGCTACGAGATGGTGATGAAGTACGGCTTCGGCGTGGAGGGCCTGAACTGGATCGCGGTCGTCCACGGGTGGGTGTACTTCGTATACCTGCTCTTCACCGCCAACCTTGCGGTGAAGGTGCGCTGGCCGATCGCCAAGACCATCGGCATCCTGCTGGCGGGCACCATTCCACTGGTCGGCATCATCGTCGAGCAGATTCAAACCAGAGAGATCAAGCAGAAGCACGGTCTGTAA
- a CDS encoding LAGLIDADG family homing endonuclease: MRSAEEFHAAQRLIADGVNDCAIARQLGIPRTTVRDWRCRPQVWRRLKSGPGCGVDHDFSALPVAAYCYVLAMYLGDGSISRATRVWRIRITLDQKYPAIIERCCQAIEILMPGQRAGIVKRVGCVDVSLFSKHWPCLLPQHGPGVKHKRRIALEPWQQALVDQATEEFVLGLIHSDGCRVVANDRGVASVRYHFSNRSEDILGLFTAALDKLGIHWTRSTKHIVSIYRKADTARLDEFIGPKTRAVPLEGVHYAA; encoded by the coding sequence GTGCGATCTGCCGAAGAGTTCCACGCTGCGCAGCGCCTCATCGCAGACGGCGTCAACGACTGCGCAATCGCGCGCCAGCTCGGCATCCCGCGCACAACTGTGCGGGATTGGCGATGCAGACCACAGGTCTGGCGCAGGCTCAAAAGCGGACCTGGTTGCGGCGTCGACCACGACTTCTCCGCGCTTCCGGTTGCCGCGTACTGCTACGTCCTGGCGATGTATTTGGGTGACGGCTCGATCTCGCGAGCAACTCGCGTGTGGCGTATACGCATCACGCTCGACCAGAAGTACCCCGCAATCATCGAGCGCTGCTGCCAGGCCATCGAGATTCTCATGCCGGGCCAACGGGCGGGGATTGTGAAACGCGTCGGCTGCGTTGACGTTTCCCTCTTCTCGAAGCACTGGCCGTGCCTACTCCCCCAACACGGCCCCGGAGTCAAGCACAAGCGACGCATAGCCCTCGAACCGTGGCAACAAGCGCTCGTCGACCAAGCCACCGAAGAATTCGTCCTCGGACTGATCCACAGCGACGGCTGCCGGGTCGTCGCGAATGACCGCGGCGTCGCCAGCGTGCGCTACCACTTCTCGAACCGATCCGAAGACATCCTCGGGTTGTTCACCGCCGCACTCGACAAGCTCGGTATTCACTGGACGCGGTCGACCAAGCACATCGTGTCGATCTACCGAAAGGCCGATACCGCCCGATTGGACGAGTTCATCGGCCCGAAGACGCGCGCGGTACCGTTGGAAGGTGTCCACTACGCGGCGTAG
- a CDS encoding cyclic nucleotide-degrading phosphodiesterase translates to MSVRITVLGCSGSVVGPDSPASGYLVTAPDTPPLVLDFGGGVLGALQRYADPNSVYVLLSHLHANHCLDLPGLFVWRRYHPSPAQERGVMYGPANTWARLGAASSPEGGEIDDFSDIFDIRHWVDNRAVDLGTLNVVPRLVCHPTESYGFRITDPAGATLVYSGDTGYCDALIDLARGADVFLCEASWTHSPERPPRLHLSGTEAGRAAANAGVGELLLTHIPPWTSREDVISEAKAEFDGPVHAVVCGESFEIAKS, encoded by the coding sequence GTGAGTGTGCGAATCACCGTACTCGGTTGCTCCGGCAGTGTTGTCGGGCCTGATTCGCCAGCGTCCGGCTACCTGGTCACCGCTCCGGACACCCCACCGCTAGTCCTCGATTTCGGTGGCGGCGTGCTCGGTGCGCTGCAGCGGTACGCCGATCCCAACTCCGTGTACGTGCTCCTCTCGCATCTGCACGCAAACCATTGTCTTGACCTGCCGGGCCTGTTCGTATGGCGGCGCTATCACCCGTCGCCGGCGCAGGAGCGCGGCGTGATGTACGGGCCGGCCAATACGTGGGCTCGGCTGGGCGCCGCGTCGTCGCCCGAGGGCGGAGAGATCGACGACTTCTCGGACATCTTCGACATCCGGCACTGGGTGGACAACCGGGCGGTAGACCTCGGGACGCTGAACGTCGTGCCTCGCCTCGTCTGCCATCCCACCGAGTCTTACGGCTTCCGGATCACCGACCCGGCGGGTGCCACGTTGGTGTACAGCGGTGACACCGGCTACTGCGATGCGCTGATCGACCTCGCCCGGGGAGCCGACGTGTTTCTGTGCGAGGCGTCGTGGACGCATTCCCCGGAGCGGCCGCCGAGGCTGCACCTGTCGGGAACAGAAGCCGGCCGGGCCGCAGCCAATGCGGGCGTCGGCGAACTGCTGCTGACGCACATCCCGCCCTGGACGTCCCGTGAGGATGTCATCAGCGAGGCCAAGGCCGAGTTCGACGGTCCGGTGCACGCCGTGGTGTGCGGGGAGTCATTCGAGATCGCCAAGTCCTAG
- the rdgB gene encoding RdgB/HAM1 family non-canonical purine NTP pyrophosphatase, with product MTDLLVATRNRKKLAELHRVLEGAGLSELTLLSLDDVAPFDEAPETGATFEENALAKARDAFRATGIASVADDSGLEVAALNGMPGVLSARWSGRHGDDAANTALMLGQLADVPDSRRGAAFVSACALVSGVGEVVVRGEWPGAIVREPRGDGGFGYDPVFLPSGSTRTAAELSPAEKDAASHRGRALALLVPALRELAG from the coding sequence GTGACGGATCTACTCGTCGCCACCCGCAACCGCAAGAAGTTGGCGGAGCTGCACCGCGTGCTCGAGGGGGCGGGTCTCTCGGAACTGACGCTGTTGTCGCTCGATGACGTCGCGCCGTTCGACGAGGCGCCGGAGACCGGCGCGACGTTCGAGGAGAACGCGTTGGCGAAGGCGCGTGACGCGTTTCGGGCTACCGGGATCGCGTCGGTCGCCGATGATTCGGGTCTCGAGGTGGCGGCGTTGAATGGAATGCCCGGCGTGTTGTCGGCGCGGTGGTCCGGCCGTCACGGCGACGATGCCGCCAACACCGCCCTGATGTTGGGGCAATTGGCAGATGTGCCGGACTCGCGCCGGGGCGCGGCGTTCGTGTCGGCGTGCGCGTTGGTGTCCGGCGTGGGTGAAGTTGTCGTGCGTGGTGAATGGCCCGGCGCCATCGTGCGAGAACCACGCGGTGACGGCGGATTCGGGTACGACCCGGTGTTCCTGCCGTCGGGATCCACGCGCACGGCAGCGGAGCTCAGCCCCGCCGAGAAGGATGCCGCGTCGCACCGCGGCCGGGCCCTGGCGCTACTGGTGCCCGCGCTGCGGGAGTTGGCCGGCTAG
- a CDS encoding haloalkane dehalogenase, with protein sequence MTEVFRTPDERFENLPGYDFAPNYVDVDGLRMHYLDEGPRGGRPIVCFHGEPSWAYLYRKMVGPLVEAGHRVVVPDYAGFGRSDKPTDRGWYTYDRHTELTSRVLAGLDLSDAIVVVQDWGGAIGLRWAVENADRVGALAIFNTGLFTGRVSKGFMAWRDFAEKNPDLPVGFVIQGATATELPEDVVAAYDAPFPTVESKAGAAQFPLLVPLTEDAPGALVMSAVADELSRWQKPALVAFSDQDPIFPYPKAGQAFCDLIPGATEQVRIEGASHFLQEDRGERLAEEVLKHLT encoded by the coding sequence ATGACTGAGGTCTTCCGGACGCCGGACGAACGCTTTGAGAATCTGCCGGGCTACGACTTCGCGCCCAACTACGTCGATGTCGACGGCCTTCGCATGCACTACCTCGACGAGGGGCCGCGCGGCGGCAGGCCGATCGTGTGCTTTCACGGAGAGCCGAGCTGGGCGTACCTCTATCGCAAGATGGTCGGTCCTCTCGTGGAGGCCGGCCACCGCGTGGTCGTGCCGGACTACGCGGGTTTCGGACGTTCGGACAAGCCCACCGATCGCGGTTGGTACACCTACGACCGCCACACGGAGCTGACGTCGCGCGTGCTGGCGGGTCTGGATCTGAGTGACGCCATCGTGGTGGTGCAGGACTGGGGCGGCGCGATCGGACTGCGTTGGGCCGTGGAGAACGCCGATCGTGTTGGTGCGCTGGCGATCTTCAACACCGGGCTGTTCACCGGGCGGGTCTCGAAGGGGTTCATGGCGTGGCGAGACTTTGCCGAGAAGAACCCGGATCTGCCGGTCGGCTTCGTGATCCAGGGCGCTACGGCCACAGAGCTTCCCGAGGATGTCGTCGCTGCTTACGATGCGCCGTTCCCGACGGTTGAGTCGAAGGCCGGTGCGGCGCAGTTCCCGCTACTGGTGCCGCTTACCGAAGACGCACCGGGAGCACTGGTCATGAGTGCGGTGGCCGATGAGCTGTCGCGGTGGCAGAAGCCGGCGTTGGTCGCGTTCTCCGATCAGGATCCGATCTTCCCGTACCCGAAAGCGGGGCAAGCGTTTTGCGATCTGATTCCCGGCGCGACTGAGCAGGTGAGGATCGAGGGCGCGTCACACTTCCTGCAGGAGGATCGTGGTGAGCGACTGGCCGAAGAGGTGCTCAAGCACCTGACCTGA
- a CDS encoding cysteine synthase, with product MTRHDSLIQALGNTPLVGLQRLSPRWSDEDGAPHVRLWAKLEDRNPTGSIKDRPALRMIEDAERRGELQPGATILEPTSGNTGISLAMAALLKGYQMICVMPENTSIERRQLLELYGARIIYSPAEGGSNTAVAHAKELALQNPSWTMLYQYGNESNSLAHYEGTGPELLADLPEITHFVAGLGTTGTLMGTGRFLREQKPDVQIVAAEPRYGEGVYALRNIDEGFIPELYDAEVLTTRFSVGSYDAVKRTRELVQVEGIFAGISTGAVLHAALGMATKALKAGEQADIAFVVADAGWKYLSTGAYAGSLDDAEVALEGQLWA from the coding sequence GTGACCCGACACGACTCCCTGATCCAGGCGCTGGGCAATACGCCGCTGGTGGGCCTGCAGCGGTTGTCGCCCCGCTGGAGTGACGAGGACGGCGCTCCGCACGTGCGGTTGTGGGCGAAGCTCGAGGACCGCAACCCGACCGGCTCCATCAAGGACCGGCCCGCGCTACGGATGATCGAGGATGCCGAGCGGCGGGGTGAATTACAGCCCGGCGCAACGATTCTCGAGCCGACCAGTGGCAACACCGGCATATCGCTCGCAATGGCGGCGCTGCTCAAGGGCTACCAGATGATCTGCGTGATGCCCGAGAACACGTCGATAGAACGACGGCAACTGCTGGAGCTCTACGGAGCGCGGATCATCTACTCCCCGGCCGAGGGCGGGTCGAACACTGCCGTCGCTCACGCGAAAGAGCTTGCGCTGCAGAATCCTTCGTGGACCATGCTGTATCAGTACGGCAACGAGTCCAACTCCCTTGCGCATTACGAGGGCACCGGCCCCGAATTGTTGGCCGACCTTCCGGAGATCACGCACTTCGTGGCGGGCCTCGGGACCACCGGCACATTGATGGGCACCGGACGATTTCTGCGCGAGCAGAAGCCCGATGTGCAGATCGTGGCCGCCGAGCCGCGCTACGGCGAGGGTGTGTACGCCCTGCGCAACATCGACGAGGGGTTCATCCCCGAGCTGTACGACGCCGAGGTGCTGACCACCCGGTTCTCCGTCGGTTCCTACGACGCGGTCAAGCGCACGCGCGAGCTCGTCCAGGTGGAAGGCATCTTCGCCGGCATCTCCACCGGTGCCGTGCTGCACGCCGCGCTCGGCATGGCGACCAAGGCGCTCAAAGCGGGGGAACAGGCCGACATCGCGTTCGTCGTCGCCGACGCCGGGTGGAAGTATCTGTCGACCGGCGCGTACGCCGGTAGCCTGGATGACGCGGAGGTCGCGTTGGAAGGGCAGTTATGGGCTTGA
- a CDS encoding MFS transporter produces the protein MRRLTTPDVGRTRHPAVVVAVLATTGTCMSLMQTLVIPLIPELPKLLNTSASNASWVITATLLVAAVATPVVGRLGDMYGPKRLLIACAILMTLGSLIAASTSAWVPVVIGRALQGFGVPIVPLGISVLRTCVPAHRVGTAMGLMSASLGVGAALGLPLAAIIADHFDWHAVFWFAAILGAMSGVLFAVLVPRIPAAASSDRLDPLGALGLAAGLVTLLLGISKGGNWGWGSATTLGMFAASIVIFAMFGWWQLRIDSPMVDLRTTVKRPVLMTNVASVAVGFAMFALALIGPQVLEVPVTTGYGLGLSMVEAGLWLAPGGLAMMVASPVASRIAAARGPRFTLVLGCAIIAASYLAGFVLLGGAWQLCLFNVLVSVGVGFAYSSLPALINAAVPMSETAAANGINALARALGTSISSAVVGAVLTGLTISIAGQEFPSLTAFRISLLIAAGMAILAGVLAALIPVTDADQDRVPAEVGASTR, from the coding sequence ATGCGCCGCCTCACTACGCCGGACGTCGGGCGCACTCGTCATCCCGCCGTAGTGGTCGCTGTGCTGGCGACAACCGGTACCTGCATGTCGTTGATGCAGACACTGGTCATCCCGCTGATTCCCGAGCTGCCGAAGCTGCTCAACACCAGCGCGTCCAATGCATCGTGGGTGATCACGGCGACGCTGCTCGTCGCGGCCGTGGCGACACCGGTGGTCGGCAGGCTCGGCGACATGTACGGCCCCAAACGCCTGCTGATCGCCTGCGCCATCCTGATGACCCTCGGTTCCCTGATCGCGGCGTCGACCAGCGCGTGGGTGCCGGTGGTCATCGGCCGCGCGCTGCAGGGCTTCGGTGTGCCGATCGTCCCGCTCGGAATCAGTGTGCTGCGGACGTGCGTACCCGCCCACCGCGTCGGCACCGCAATGGGATTGATGAGCGCATCGCTCGGCGTGGGTGCGGCACTCGGATTGCCATTGGCGGCGATCATCGCCGATCACTTCGACTGGCACGCGGTGTTCTGGTTCGCGGCGATCTTGGGTGCGATGTCCGGAGTTCTGTTCGCGGTGCTGGTGCCGCGAATTCCGGCGGCGGCGTCGTCCGACCGGCTCGATCCGCTCGGCGCGCTCGGCCTTGCGGCCGGTCTGGTGACGCTGTTGCTCGGAATATCGAAGGGCGGCAACTGGGGCTGGGGTAGCGCGACCACGCTGGGGATGTTCGCCGCATCGATCGTCATCTTCGCGATGTTCGGGTGGTGGCAGCTGCGCATCGACTCGCCGATGGTCGACCTGCGGACCACGGTCAAGCGGCCGGTGCTGATGACGAATGTCGCTTCCGTGGCGGTCGGTTTCGCGATGTTCGCGCTCGCGTTGATCGGCCCGCAGGTCCTCGAGGTGCCCGTCACCACCGGTTACGGGCTGGGGCTCTCGATGGTTGAAGCGGGGCTGTGGCTGGCGCCGGGCGGCCTGGCCATGATGGTGGCCTCGCCGGTCGCGTCCAGGATCGCCGCCGCCCGAGGGCCGAGGTTCACGCTGGTGCTCGGCTGCGCGATCATCGCGGCCTCGTACTTGGCGGGTTTCGTGTTGCTCGGTGGTGCATGGCAGCTGTGCCTGTTCAACGTGCTGGTCAGTGTCGGCGTGGGGTTCGCCTACTCGTCGCTGCCCGCGCTCATCAACGCCGCGGTACCGATGTCGGAGACGGCCGCAGCGAACGGCATCAATGCGCTGGCGCGAGCGCTGGGAACGTCGATCTCGAGCGCCGTGGTCGGTGCGGTCCTGACCGGATTGACGATTTCCATTGCGGGTCAGGAGTTTCCGTCGTTGACGGCGTTTCGGATCAGTCTGCTGATCGCAGCAGGAATGGCGATACTCGCGGGCGTCCTCGCAGCGTTGATCCCAGTGACCGATGCCGATCAGGACCGCGTGCCTGCAGAAGTGGGCGCATCGACGAGGTAG